One stretch of Siphonobacter curvatus DNA includes these proteins:
- a CDS encoding ABC transporter permease, whose amino-acid sequence MTQETIIEHGRSQKNYWSEFWKSTELFWILAKRDITVRYKQTVLGILWSVVRPVLTTAVLFFAFGKVAGLQFEPGVPPKLAIFAGVLIWNFFANSLSQVSHSILSNSNLVSKVYFPRLILPTSSVMVGFVDFLVGFALIIPMYIWYYFKQDFTPSWQLVFLPLFLGMAYLASFGFGLFLAVMNVKYRDFTQLTPFIIQFGFYACPVAYSSMNIRQYADQWWYPLYNMNPIVGIIDGFRWTLLGGTAPFNWESFIPSVIIILVVVFSSVAFFRKRENGFVDYI is encoded by the coding sequence ATGACCCAGGAAACGATTATAGAACACGGCAGGTCGCAGAAGAACTACTGGTCTGAATTTTGGAAGTCTACCGAATTATTCTGGATTCTTGCCAAACGGGACATTACCGTTCGGTATAAACAAACGGTTCTGGGTATTCTCTGGAGCGTCGTTCGCCCCGTACTCACTACGGCTGTCCTCTTTTTTGCGTTTGGTAAGGTAGCGGGGTTACAATTTGAACCGGGTGTACCGCCTAAGCTGGCTATTTTCGCGGGTGTACTCATCTGGAACTTCTTTGCTAACTCGCTTTCGCAGGTAAGCCACAGTATATTAAGTAATTCCAACCTGGTTTCGAAAGTCTACTTCCCCCGATTGATCCTACCGACTAGTTCAGTTATGGTCGGCTTCGTTGATTTTCTAGTTGGCTTTGCCTTAATTATTCCGATGTACATTTGGTACTACTTCAAGCAGGATTTTACGCCCTCCTGGCAGCTGGTATTCTTACCTCTGTTTTTAGGGATGGCGTACCTGGCTTCGTTTGGTTTCGGACTATTTCTGGCGGTTATGAACGTGAAGTACCGTGACTTTACCCAGCTTACTCCTTTCATTATCCAGTTTGGATTCTATGCGTGTCCCGTGGCGTACTCGTCCATGAATATTCGGCAATACGCTGATCAGTGGTGGTACCCGCTTTATAATATGAATCCCATCGTAGGAATTATTGATGGTTTTCGCTGGACACTTTTGGGCGGTACAGCTCCGTTCAACTGGGAAAGTTTTATCCCCAGTGTGATCATTATTCTAGTAGTTGTCTTCAGTTCTGTTGCTTTTTTCCGTAAACGCGAAAACGGTTTTGTTGACTATATTTAA